The window AAGGCTGACGGCCCCTCACCTTGAAGGGTAAGGGTTCTTCCCCTAGGGCTTACCGTTACTTTTCTGGTGCGCCCATCATGGGCGTGGCATCGTTTTTCTCAGGCCCCACCACTAGCTTTGGGGAGGCTGGGGCTCATCGCCCACTAGGCTTACCCCAACCCAACATCTGTAGCCTAAAGGTTTTCATTATTCCCCACCCCTAGAAGGGGCGAACCTTATCACTCGATTTGTGACAATACTGCAAACATTAATAAAACCCAAGGCATAGGAAATAAGGTGATTGGCCATGGCTGCGGAGGACCTTGAGAGGCCGTTACCTAAGCCTACTAGTGAGGATTACGTTAATGCGAGGTTGTTGGAGGCTTTGGTTGAGGCTGGTTTGGCGCTTAAATTCCTTAAAGATGGGCTTGTTCGTAATGCAGCTGGTAAGGCTTTTCAAGCCTGGAGGGCATTATTGGCTGCCTTGCTTAGGCTTGAGCTTGATAAGTTAATGCAGGTTGCTAAGAGTGATGAGGAGAGGAAGTGGCTTGTAGATAAGGCTGTGCCGAGGGTTCCAACAAGTAGAATTATTAAGCTGTCGCAGATGCTTAGTGAAATTGGCCATGGTGGATTATTAGCGTGGACGAGCATGGCACTTGAACTTCATGATTACCAGTATAATGGCCCTGACCCAGACCTAGCGTTATCGAAATTCAGGAATAGGGAGGAGGCAGCCATAGCTGTTACTGAACTAGTTAAGGAGCTTATCAAGAGGGTAGAGGAATTGAAGCCAAGGATAAAATGGAGTGAGGAACTGGAGAATGCACTTAAGGCCCTCAGCGAAGAGATTGGTAAGGTTCCTTAAGGCCTCACAACGAACCTAAGATTACGGAGCTTCTTTAACGTTTCCAGTCCCAGTCAGTTAAAGCGTTTTAAACTAAATATCAACAGTGGTTTAGGATTGGGAGGGTTCTTAATGGGGTTAATTATTGAGGAAATGAGGCAATGGTGATTAGTGGGAATTTAAGTTACTTAACTAGACACTAACAGTCCCTTTATCCTTCAAGGCGAGGAAGATGTCAAATACGCATATTGTAATGAGAAGAGATTAAAGGGGGTGTAGGGGATTACTGCATTAGTGAGGAGGATTAGGCTTAGTTTTGCTAATCTTCAAGTTGATTTCGTTGATAGGGAGCTTGCCCTTAGGCTGGTTGAGGATTGGGGTAGTAAGGGCATGGTTAATGTTCAGGTTGTTTATGGGCCTGAGGGTTGTGGTAAGACTGCCTGGTTGCTTCAATCCCTCAAGGGGGCTTGGTTTTGAGGTGATTTACGTTAACCCTATTAATAAGGAGTTTGTTGCAGAGGTTAGCATCATCTCCCTGAGGGATGAGTTGATTAAATTAGCTGAGGAGGCCCTTGCCCAAAATGCCCTAGGCAGGTTAACGTGGCTAGCCTTTGATGCTGCTAATTAAAGCTACCAGGGGGAGGATAGCCGTCATAGTGGATGATGCGTTCCAGGTAATAGGCATTAAGGAATCGGCGCTGTACGTCAAGGCCTTATTAAACCTAATCGAATACCCACCAATCGAGTACGAGAGGATAGTAACAATAGCCGCAACAAGCGAAGGATTATCCAGACACGAAATCGGCAGGCATAGGTGGGCTAGTTTGAAGCCGATGTGGAACATGACTAAGGTGGTTTTGAAAGACTCTATGAGCAGATACCCGGCAGTAAACCACCGTTTGAGGATGTGTGGCTGTTAACGGGTGGTAACCCCAAGATACTTGAGGAGTTGTATAGGGTTAGTTGGCGTGTTAGTGAACTTCTGAACGATGCCGTGGAGTCGAGGATGCTTAGGGTATTTGTGGGTAATCTAACCAGCGCCGAGAGGATGTGGCTACGGGAGGCTGTCGAGGACCCAGACACGTCGTTGTTCACGAGGGAGAGGATGCTATTAATGAATAAGCTAGTTGAACTTAACCTGGTAATTGACGACGTACCAATGAGGGAAGACTACCTATGGATTGACCAACCACCACCGGAAAAGGACTCAGAGCTCGGTATTGGTAAGTATGTTGCTTGGCAAACACCACTACATAGGGAGGCTGTGAGACGGGCATTGCAATATACATAAACTTCGATTACCGTTAATTTCATAAAAGGGCATATGATTCCACGACTTACCTTAAGGAATTAATTCATTGATCCTTCTTCAGCCTTAGTGCTCCCTAGGAGTGGTTTTAAATACTCCAGTGCCTTGACTGGGTGTTCATCGGCCTTAATGTTCCTGATTATTGCGACCACTTTACCCTCAGGGTTAATTATGAAGGTTACCCTCTCCGCTGTTCCAGTGGGTCTTAGTACCCCATAGGCCTTAGCTACACTTCCATCCTCATCACTGAGCAGCTTGAATCTAACACCATACTTACTTGCGAACCTCCTCTGAGTCTCAACATTATCCGTGCTTATTCCAAACACTATTACGCCTAATTCCTCGAAGTTGTTCCATAGTCTTGAGAATTCCTTAGTTTCCAGGGTGCATCCTGGCGTGAAGGCTTTTGGGAAGAAGTATAATACAACCCACTTACCCCTGTAGTCACTTAGCTTAACTAGGTTTCCCTCATGATCCCTTAACTGGAAGTTGGGGGCATCATCACCCTCCGATACCATAGCCTAATGTTTACCTGCCCACTCTTAAGTATTCATGCGGCTGCCAACTTAAGTTACGGGCCACTTAGGTTTATTAATAGGCGCTGTGTTGGCTTGAACGTGGCTGGTGATAGGAGGTTGCTGATAATGGCCCTGGAGTCACTGTTTAATGCCTTGTCTGATGAGACTAGGTTATCCATTGTGCTACTCCTAATTAACCATGGGCAGCTTCCGGTTCAGGAAATCTCAAGGATGCTTGGTAAATCCCAGTCACTGGTGTCTCATCACTTATCATGCTTAAGGAACTGCGGCGTAGTTAAGGTTGAGAGGAGGGGTAAGTACTCCTACTATTCAATAAGCAGTGAGGAGGTGGCTGGGATAGTTAAATTAGCCATAAGCCATGCCGCTAAGTACAGTCAATCAATATTGGCGTGCGATGTTTTAAACGAGGAAACAAACATTAAGGGTGTTAATATTAGTTAACTGATAAGTATGTCAGCTTACCCAATACCCTTAATTACCGATATTAATCCTGGATATGTGTAAGCCAAGTTAGCTCCACTGTAAAGAATCCTACCATTAGGTGAAATTAAGTAATACACCTCAAGTTGAAGAGATGGGTTATACGTCTTAGTCATGCCTAAACTCGCCACGCCAGCTATGAAGTACCTCGATGCGTTACCACCATAGTAGCTTAGGAATGATGTTATTGGTGGTCCACTGTAACCTAAGTCATCATATTGCTCAAGAACAATGACGTAAACCCCCTTAGACTCAAACAGATTCACGTAGTGGGCTAGGACGGCTACACCATAGGCACAGTCGGGGCACCAGGTGGATACTAGGTACAGTAGCACGTAATGCCCCCTAAAGGAGGCAAGGGAAACCACGGAACCATTAGGCAGGGTGAATTCAGCATTAGGCGCAGTATCACCAACATTAACACCAATGCGCCTTGAACCATGGTTAAAGGTCAAGTAAAGTATCACCACTGTGGCGATTAAAAGAACCACTCTGTTATTTCAAAAATCTATGAGGAAGAATCATAATCATGAAGTCTCCACTAACTGTTATTTACCTTAAAGGGTGAAAAACATCATGATATTGCATTACTGTTGTTTAACCACATACCTTGCTAATATTAATATTACCTCGACTCTGGCAGTCTAAATTTAATGTAAAACAATCAACCATTAATCCAATACTCACAGTAATAAATAAGCCAATGAAACTTGAATACTATTAACCAAGTGTTAATCTTCCTGGCTAATGTTTTTGAGTTGAGTTCTGCCACTTTGTGCTGGGTTTTGGAGTGACAGAGTCGAGGTAATATTAATATTATCGCTACTCTGGCAGTCCAAATTTTGACAACAACCAAGTCCCCCTAAAGGGCAGTTTACTCAACCATGGTTAATGCACTAGGTAAGCTTAATATACTATTGCGTGAGGTCTACGGGAGGGGTTGGCCCAGTGATAGTGGTCTGGAGCGCTGAGGTGGTGATGAGTGGTTATTGTTAATGCTTCTCCTTAAGCAGCCTGTATGCGACTATGGTGCGTTGAATGGCTGTGGTTAAGGTTATTAGTGCGAATAGGCCCATGCCGTAGGTTAATACTGCATTATTCCTAGTTAACGCGTAGGTTAATGTTAATGCGAATAGGTATATTAGGCGTTCCGGTCTCTCGAAGAAGCCTACCCCAAGCATCCTTAAGCCAAGGGACTCAGCCCTAGCCCTCATGTAGCTGGTTAGTAGGGAACCCACGACAGCCGTGTACGCTTCCACCATTATAGTAATATTGAGTCCGCTTAGTACGGCAATAGCCATTATTACTGCAGAGTCCTCAAACCTGTCCAGGGCTGAGTCGAGGAATGCGCCTGAGCTCGATACCCTCCCATTGAACCTTGCTGATAAGCCATCCGCAACATCGAAGAATCCTGAAACCAGTATTACAATGGGTAGAAGTATGGGGTATTGTTTAATTAGGGCAACGGGTATTGATATTAATGATGCAAGTAGGCCCAGTACAGTTAGTAGGTTCGGGTTCCTGGGCAGTACTGGTGCAATCCTCTCCAGGGCATGCTCCAGCGTGCTCTTAATCCTACCAATCATTGAGCATGCGTACTGGGAATAAGTTAAAAGCTTAACCAGGAATGTGGAGGCGTGGGTAAGGCATTAACGAGATTCGTAAGCAAGATAACTAAGGAGAACCTGTGGATATACGTAATCAACTCCCTAATTAATGAGCCTAAGACTGGTTACGAAATAGTTAAGGAGGTTAAGGGGAAGTATATGATAAGGGTAACCACGGTGTCGGTTTACGTGGTTCTATATAAGATGGAGAGGGATGGATTACTTAAGAGCTTCGATAAGGATGGTAAGAAGTACTACATGGTTACTGAGGAGGGGTTGCGGGAGTATAATAGTGCCATTAAGGCCCTGGTGGATTTACTATCAAGGTTTAACTGCGTACTCAAGTGCAGTGGCTCTACTGGGGAAAAACCTTAACACTGATTTTAAGCTCCTTGAAGAGTTCAGAGGCTAACTTATCCATCAGCGACCTACCCTTAGGGGTAATGACCCTACCTGTACTGGACTTCTCAATTAAGCCAGCGGCCTCAAGCTGGTGAAGTATGTTCCTAATTATTGCGCCACCAGCCTTAGCAGTCCTCTCACTCCTAGCCTTCGGCCCTATCTTAGTTCTATAACTGAATGATGACCTAAGGCTCCCTAAGCCAACGGGGCCATTTAAGTAAATCCTCCTCAACACTGCTGCAGCCCTAAGGTACCACCAGTCATCATTCTGAGGGGGCCTATCCTTATTCCTACCCGTCTTAACGTACACGGCCCACTGCGGTGGCTTAACCTGCGGTACATTATCCTTAAGGTACTTAGCCACCCTCTCCACCAGCTTATCCTGCGGCACATCCTTAATACTAACCATTCTATATGCCGCTTAATGCAACCCTTTTAAAGATTTCCAACCTTAAGGCATCAATAAAGCGCAATTAATGATGCCTAGGGTGCAAGGCATTGATAAAAAGAGGGCAAACCTTGCCTTTTAAGGCGGGGTAGGGTTTTAAACTCTGGCTGTACTAGGGTATTGGCTCCACTGGTCAACTCTTAGAAAATGGGGAGCGGGAGCCGACACTTACTCCCGCAATACCAGTGGGGTACCCGAGTAGCACCCGTAAAGGGGCGTAACCCCCAAGACCTCGGGGAACCCTCGCCCCTCAAAGGGCGGGGAAGAGGTCAGTTAAGGCAAACACCCTAAGGTTAATGGTGCTCACCTCCTCCTACCATACCTACCCATTACGTAAGCCTCAGCTATGACGTGGCCCGCCATTGCCCTCCTAACATCATTTAGGCTTGCGCCTGGCTTAAGGTTAAGCATTGAATCTAAGGCATATAGCCTAAAGTAGTACCTATGAGGTGGGTGGGTTCTGGGTGGGCATGGTCCACCGTAGCCAACTCTACCGAAGTCATTAACACCCTGCATACCTATACCCTGCACCTCCGGTTTCTTGGGAATGTTCTCAGGGAGTTCACTTAAGTTGGGTTGAATATTGTAGAGTATCCAATGCGTGAAGGTCCCCATTGGTGCATCAGGGTCCTCCA is drawn from Caldivirga sp. and contains these coding sequences:
- a CDS encoding ArsR/SmtB family transcription factor; the encoded protein is MALESLFNALSDETRLSIVLLLINHGQLPVQEISRMLGKSQSLVSHHLSCLRNCGVVKVERRGKYSYYSISSEEVAGIVKLAISHAAKYSQSILACDVLNEETNIKGVNIS
- a CDS encoding CDP-alcohol phosphatidyltransferase family protein — protein: MIGRIKSTLEHALERIAPVLPRNPNLLTVLGLLASLISIPVALIKQYPILLPIVILVSGFFDVADGLSARFNGRVSSSGAFLDSALDRFEDSAVIMAIAVLSGLNITIMVEAYTAVVGSLLTSYMRARAESLGLRMLGVGFFERPERLIYLFALTLTYALTRNNAVLTYGMGLFALITLTTAIQRTIVAYRLLKEKH
- a CDS encoding 30S ribosomal protein S19e, which produces MVSIKDVPQDKLVERVAKYLKDNVPQVKPPQWAVYVKTGRNKDRPPQNDDWWYLRAAAVLRRIYLNGPVGLGSLRSSFSYRTKIGPKARSERTAKAGGAIIRNILHQLEAAGLIEKSSTGRVITPKGRSLMDKLASELFKELKISVKVFPQ
- a CDS encoding PadR family transcriptional regulator — translated: MGKALTRFVSKITKENLWIYVINSLINEPKTGYEIVKEVKGKYMIRVTTVSVYVVLYKMERDGLLKSFDKDGKKYYMVTEEGLREYNSAIKALVDLLSRFNCVLKCSGSTGEKP
- a CDS encoding redoxin family protein, producing the protein MVLLIATVVILYLTFNHGSRRIGVNVGDTAPNAEFTLPNGSVVSLASFRGHYVLLYLVSTWCPDCAYGVAVLAHYVNLFESKGVYVIVLEQYDDLGYSGPPITSFLSYYGGNASRYFIAGVASLGMTKTYNPSLQLEVYYLISPNGRILYSGANLAYTYPGLISVIKGIG
- a CDS encoding PaREP1 family protein; this encodes MAAEDLERPLPKPTSEDYVNARLLEALVEAGLALKFLKDGLVRNAAGKAFQAWRALLAALLRLELDKLMQVAKSDEERKWLVDKAVPRVPTSRIIKLSQMLSEIGHGGLLAWTSMALELHDYQYNGPDPDLALSKFRNREEAAIAVTELVKELIKRVEELKPRIKWSEELENALKALSEEIGKVP
- a CDS encoding peroxiredoxin gives rise to the protein MVSEGDDAPNFQLRDHEGNLVKLSDYRGKWVVLYFFPKAFTPGCTLETKEFSRLWNNFEELGVIVFGISTDNVETQRRFASKYGVRFKLLSDEDGSVAKAYGVLRPTGTAERVTFIINPEGKVVAIIRNIKADEHPVKALEYLKPLLGSTKAEEGSMN
- a CDS encoding YbhB/YbcL family Raf kinase inhibitor-like protein, with translation MRIESPAFRSEEMIPVKYTCDGDDVSPALRWVEPPPNVKSYVLIMEDPDAPMGTFTHWILYNIQPNLSELPENIPKKPEVQGIGMQGVNDFGRVGYGGPCPPRTHPPHRYYFRLYALDSMLNLKPGASLNDVRRAMAGHVIAEAYVMGRYGRRR